From the Lysinibacillus fusiformis genome, the window TAAATATAAGTCCGCTACATGATCACGATACATTAATATGCTACATTCACTAGGGCTAAGAATTTCTGTGAAAGCTAAACCTGCTTTACGGCCCTCTGTGTCAAACACCATATTGGAAGTGTCCACACCTTTTTCACTCATATATTGTTTAATAAAACGACCATGTTGATCTTGCGGGATTTTACCAATAAATCCAGCCTTCAAGCCAAGTTTACTACTACCAATTGCGATATTGGCGGGTGAACCGCCAACGTATTTTGTAAAAGTCATCGTTTCTTCCATTGGGCGATTGTATTCGTTTGCATTTAAGTCGATACAGGCACGGCCAATTGCAATAATATCAAATTCTCTATTTTGATTAAATATCAGTACCATTGGGGTCTCTCCTTTTATTAGATGAAATAAATAATACAGTTTTATGGACGGTGAATAATCCATTCATGATCTTTATCATTATTGAATTTCCAAATACGAGTTGGACCAGCCATAACATTTAAGTAATAAGAAGTATAACCATCAGGAACTCCTACAGGGTGATAACCTTTTGGCACAAGGACCACATCCCCGTTTTCCACAGCCATTGTTTCATCTAATGAACGGTCATCAGTGTAAACACGTTGAAAAATAAAACCTTGCTGTGGATTGATTTCGTGGTAATAGCTTTCTTCTAAAAATGATTCTTCTGGCAAATTGTCTTGATCATGTTTATGGGGAGGGTAGCTTGACCAATTAGCTGTTTCTGTAATTACTTCTACAACAAGCAAGCTATTTGCTGATGGAGTTGAATCAGGTAAAATATTATGAACTAAACGTTTATTATTGTATTTACCGCGATTTTCGATACCATTATCAGATGCTTTAATGAATTTTGTAGGTAATTCTTGATCAGATGGGGCATAGCAAAGAGCGACGCGTGCTTTTGTGTTCGCTGTGATTTTCAATGATTTATTATGTGAAATATAAACACTATCTGTTGGTATTTTTTCAAAAACAGATTGACGTGTTCCAATTTCTTTATAGCTGTCTTGGCCATCTGTTACAGTGATTTTTCCAGTTAAAGCTACAATACATAGTTCTAAATCCGTTAATGTTTCTTTGTAAACTGCGTGTGGCTCTAAATCTAGCATTTTAAAACCAACATATACTAATTCAGAGTTTTCTTTTGTTACCTCATGCACTAAAGTTACACCTTCAGCAATTATTTTATTGTCAGGTTTTCTAAGTAATTGACTCATTTATCGTCTTCCTCCTATTTAGAAAGGGTTTCCAATTAACCTGTAGAAAAAAGAAGGGAAGTGGGAGAGACTTCCCTTCTTTTTTTGTTTCATTTATGAAAAATCGGGTTCGTTGTAACGAGCAGTTACTACTTTTTTACGCGTATAGAAATCTACTCCGTCTTTTCCGTTTGCATGTAAAGTTCCGTAGAATGAAGACTTCCAACCGGAGAACGGGAAAAATGCCATTGGCGCTGGTACGCCTAGGTTGATACCCAACATACCTGCATCAATATTTTCACGGAAGTAACGAACAGATAATGCACTTGTCGTAAATAGACATGCTCCGTTAGCGAATTCTGATTGGTTAGCATATTCAACGGCTTCTTTTAAGTTTTTCACACGTACGATTGATAGCACTGGTGCGAAAATTTCCTCTTTCCAAATCGTCATATCTTGTGTCACATTTTCGAATATTGTAGGACCTAAGAAGTAGCCGTCTTCATTTTGTTCACCACGTCCATCACGTAGAAGCTTTGCTCCTTCAGCAATACCTTTTTCAATGTAATTTAATGTACGCTGCTTCGCTTCTTCTCGGATAACAGGACCTAGGAAGATACCATCATCTAAACCATTACCCATTGTAATTTCATCAGCTGCTTTTTTTAGTCTAGCTATTAGCTCGTCAGCGACTGATTCTTCTACAGTAACAACTGCACAAGCCATACAACGTTCACCAGCAGAACCGAATGCAGCACTAATAATTTCTTTTGTAGTTAAATCTAAATCTGCGTCAGCTAGTACAGTTGTATGGTTTTTTGCACCTGTTAAAGCTTGTACACGCTTTAAGTTTTGGCTTGCACGTTTATAAACATATTCACCAACTGGCTTAGAACCAACAAATGATACAGCTTTCACAACTGGATGATCTAAAATACCATTTACAACATCATGAGCACCATGAACAATGCTAAATACACCTTTTGGTAAACCAGCCTCATCTAATAGTTGTGCTAATCTTTCAGCAAGTAATGGCGTTTTTTCAGATGGTTTTAAAATAAATGCATTACCAAGTGCGATTGCCATTGGGAACATCCAACATGGAACCATCATTGGGAAGTTAAATGGTGCAATACCGCCAACTACACCGATAGGGTAACGATAATTTGTTGCCTCGATATCAGAAGCGATTGTTGCAAGAGAATCACCCATCATTAAAGTAGGAGCACCTGCTGCAAATTCTACATTTTCAATACCACGACCAACTTCACCAAGCGCTTCTGTATAACTTTTACCATTTTCTTTTGTGATTAAAGTAGCAAGTTCTTCTTGATGTTCTTGTAATAAGTTATGGTATTTGAACAAAATACGCGCACGACGTACAACAGGTGTTTTCCCCCAATTTTTTTGTGCTTCTTGTGCTTTTTGAACAGCTTCTTCAAAATCTTCTGAAGTGGAAAGTGGTACTTGTGCTAATACTTCTTTCGTTGCTGGATTGTATACATTTTCATATTTATCTGTTCTACTTTCTATCCATTCACCATTAATAAAGTTTTTCAGTTTTCTTGACATGATAAGGACCTCCTCTTATTCAAAAAAATTAGTATTTTTTATATAGAATGTTTTAAAATATTTCAATCATCGTACATCATTTAAAAACAGCACTTTTTCAAAATCGATGTGCCATTTACCTGCACCAATAGTAACAAAAGTTATCATTACATTTTTGAGTAAATGACACTATTAACCTTGAGTGCTGATGTTAATAAATAATAGATGGAATTCTCTCCCATCTTATGTGTACGATGATGGTAAAGATAACGACTTTATCATTTCGTTTAATTCAAGTCCATATCGTCAATAACCATTTTAGTAGGATCGTGTTGTGTAACAATTTGATATTGGATGTTCTATGATCTTGAAATGCTTTTAAACTAACGTGATTGTTACATCTCAAAGTTGTCTTAACGCTACTTAAGTTCGCTTTTTGTTTTAACTAAAGGTATTTCCCCACTCCCTTACTACATTCTAAGAGGCAAACAATAATCATTGCATCTAGCGAATCAAGATAAAACAGAATATTTATTATTGACTTTAAATTCAGTTTTCTTGTTTCTTGAGACGAGTATAGCATATAAAATTCAAAAAGTTAACAATAAAATGATTACTTAATGATATATTTTGGGTTAAATTTGATTATATTGTGGTAAACTTTAATAATTAATAGAGGATTAGAGATTTTTAAAGGGGAGGTAATTGAACGATTTGGATATGTTTTGGATATATTTGATAGCAGTGAGTTGTAAAAAATTTAATAGATACAGAAAGTGCATCTAGAACATAACTGCATAATAATAGGCTATTTGGAGAAAAGAAATAAAAATATAGATGATTGTCAATTTTATTCTATGATATAGTATGTAAAATAATAAAAGCTACTAAAGGTATTAGAAATTGGTAAACAAATGAGTGCATTTTGGTAGTAAATAATATATAAAAGAGGAGAATGCCCTATGATGAAGTCACAAAGGATAAAGGCGATTTTAGACTATGTTAGGCAACAAGAATCTGCATCAATCGATGAGCTAGTGGAAGTATTTAATGTTTCCAAAAACACCATTCGACGCGATATTCAAGAGTTAGCTGCAACTGAAAAAATTACCAAAATACATGGAGGTGTATCGATTTCTAATTCTCAAACGGTGCCTTATCAAGATCGTAAGGTGAAAAAACTTCATGAAAAGAAACAATTAGCGCAGCTGGCAGCACAATTTGTGGAGGATAACGATATTATTTTTATTGATTCTGGTACAACAACACTGGAAATGCTTGAGTTTATTAAAGATAAAAGAATTACCATTATCACAAATAATCTTGACTTTACGTTGGATGCAACATACTATCCGAATTTAAGTATTTATTCAATGGGTGGAATGTTTGAACGTTCTACTCGATCTTATGTAGGTACAGAGGGGGTAGAAAACCTTTGTAAATATAATTTTAATAAAGCTTTTATGGCATCGACAGGTATTTCATTGCCAAAGGGAATTACAAATTCCGCTCCATTAGAAACACCTATCAAAGCGAAAGTCATTGAGAGAAGTGAACAAGTTTTTGTGCTAGTGGATCATAGTAAATTTGGGAAATATTCATTAACTACTTATTGTGATTTTAATCAAATTGATTACTTAGTGACTGACCGAAAACCAGACAACATATATTTGCATCATAGTAAAGAATATAATTACAAAATTTTATATCCTGAAAAATAATCATTTATTTATAATGAATGATTAAAAGTATACGGAGTGATAAGGTGAAGAGATGGGATCAATTGCTATTTTTAGTTATTGCATTTATCTTTTGGTTTGCTCATTTTTTATATATTCCGATGTTATCTCCGTACATTGAGCATCTGGGAGGAACATTTACCTTTACTGGTATTGTGTTAGCTAGTTATGGCTTGATGCAATTTTTATTTCGTGTGCCGACGGGTATTAGCTCGGATTTATTAAATAATCGAAAACTATTTGTTGTGCTAGGAATGGCTATTAGTACAGCAAGTTGTTTAGCCTTTGCTTTAACAGAAAGCTTAGAATGGGTATTAATTTCCCGTGCACTAGCTGGAATTGCTGCAGCAACATGGGTTGCTTTTACGATTTTATTTTCTAATTATGCTGCAGATGACAAGTTACATAGCGCAATGGGAAATCTATCATTTGCACTTGTGTTTGCACAATTGCTAGGAATGGCGCTTAGTGCTTGGCTTGTTGAGGAGTTAGGATGGGATGCGCCATATTGGATTGGTACAATATTAGGGGGTATTGGGCTATTGCTTTCTTTCTTTATCTCAGAAGAGAATAAAAGACCAGTAAATAAGCCTATTA encodes:
- a CDS encoding CoA-acylating methylmalonate-semialdehyde dehydrogenase — protein: MSRKLKNFINGEWIESRTDKYENVYNPATKEVLAQVPLSTSEDFEEAVQKAQEAQKNWGKTPVVRRARILFKYHNLLQEHQEELATLITKENGKSYTEALGEVGRGIENVEFAAGAPTLMMGDSLATIASDIEATNYRYPIGVVGGIAPFNFPMMVPCWMFPMAIALGNAFILKPSEKTPLLAERLAQLLDEAGLPKGVFSIVHGAHDVVNGILDHPVVKAVSFVGSKPVGEYVYKRASQNLKRVQALTGAKNHTTVLADADLDLTTKEIISAAFGSAGERCMACAVVTVEESVADELIARLKKAADEITMGNGLDDGIFLGPVIREEAKQRTLNYIEKGIAEGAKLLRDGRGEQNEDGYFLGPTIFENVTQDMTIWKEEIFAPVLSIVRVKNLKEAVEYANQSEFANGACLFTTSALSVRYFRENIDAGMLGINLGVPAPMAFFPFSGWKSSFYGTLHANGKDGVDFYTRKKVVTARYNEPDFS
- the iolB gene encoding 5-deoxy-glucuronate isomerase, with the protein product MSQLLRKPDNKIIAEGVTLVHEVTKENSELVYVGFKMLDLEPHAVYKETLTDLELCIVALTGKITVTDGQDSYKEIGTRQSVFEKIPTDSVYISHNKSLKITANTKARVALCYAPSDQELPTKFIKASDNGIENRGKYNNKRLVHNILPDSTPSANSLLVVEVITETANWSSYPPHKHDQDNLPEESFLEESYYHEINPQQGFIFQRVYTDDRSLDETMAVENGDVVLVPKGYHPVGVPDGYTSYYLNVMAGPTRIWKFNNDKDHEWIIHRP
- a CDS encoding DeoR/GlpR family DNA-binding transcription regulator, with amino-acid sequence MMKSQRIKAILDYVRQQESASIDELVEVFNVSKNTIRRDIQELAATEKITKIHGGVSISNSQTVPYQDRKVKKLHEKKQLAQLAAQFVEDNDIIFIDSGTTTLEMLEFIKDKRITIITNNLDFTLDATYYPNLSIYSMGGMFERSTRSYVGTEGVENLCKYNFNKAFMASTGISLPKGITNSAPLETPIKAKVIERSEQVFVLVDHSKFGKYSLTTYCDFNQIDYLVTDRKPDNIYLHHSKEYNYKILYPEK